The sequence below is a genomic window from Cyanobacteriota bacterium.
ACTCAGTCAAAGAGTTGCGATCCATTGGCATTCAGCCCGACATTCTCATTTGTCGGTGCGATCGCCCTCTGCAATCCGGCCTAAAAGACAAACTTTCCGAATTTTGTGATGTGGCTGTTGAACAGGTGATCACTTGTCAAGATGCATCTAGCATTTATGAAGTGCCCTTAATTCTGGAGCAAGAGGGACTCGCCCATCAGGTCTTGAGCTTGTTAAACCTAGAGCAACGCCAACCTGATTTACAGGCATGGCAAGCCCTAATTGAGCAGCTACACCGACCATCCCCCGAAGTAACGATCGCGATTGCCGGTAAATACATCCAGTTAAACGATGCCTACTTGTCAGTAACCGAGGCCCTGCGTCACGCCGCGATCGCCACGGGGTGTAGTTTGAACCTGAAATGGGTCAGTACAGAAGATATTGAAGCCCACAGCGCTGAGCAATACCTCCACAACATCCATGGGTTAGTGGTTCCTGGTGGTTTTGGGCCACGCGGCGTTGAAGGCAAAATCAAGGCCATTCGTTATGTCCGAGAACAGCAAATTCCTTTCCTCGGTCTGTGCTTAGGAATGCAATGTGCTGTCATTGAGTGGGCACAAAATATTGCTTGTCTGGAAAACGCTAACAGTGCAGAATTTGACCCTAATGCCCGCAACCCAGTGATTAATCTCTTGCCTGAGCAACAGGATGTAGTGGACTTAGGCGGCACCATGCGCCGAGGACTTTATCCTTGTCGGTTAACTCCTAACACCAAGGCATTTCAACTGTATCAAGAAGAAATTATTTACGAGCGCCATCGCCATCGCTATGAGTTTAACAATGCCTATCGCCAACTTTTTCAAGACCATGGGTATCTAATCAGTGGCACATCTCCTGATGGACGGCTGGTGGAAGTTATTGAACTAGCCAATCACCCCTTCTTTGTGGCGACTCAGTTTCATCCTGAGTTTAAATCTCACCCCAATAACCCCCACCCCCTATTCCGAGGATTTATGCAAAGTGCCCTAAAACAGGCTATGTCCCAATCAACTCCAGTAGCTGAGCTGACGCAAAATCACGTAGTCATGACGTAGCACTTCTAGCAAGACAATAGATATAGATCTAGAGATCCGGAGAAGATTTGGAGATCTGGGCTAGAGACTACTGGCCGCATTCGTTTAGTGTTAACGTAGCAACATTTACAGAATTTAAGGTTTAACCTGACAGAATTGGGGCAGTTAATTGCTACTTACAAGTTTCGACTTTAAGGTTCCGATCGTGGCAGAGGAGGATGAAATGGCTGACATACCAACCAACGGTCAAATGCTCTGGAAATTGGAGGGAGATGACCGTGTTTTACTGTTGCGACATAACGACTCTGAGCCATGGCGTCCTTACGAAGAGTTTCCAGACTATGCGTTGCCTGATCCCGCAGGCTTTTCCAAGGGAATTACGACATTTTTGGCACTACTGAAGCAGAACTGGACGGTAAGTAAGTCTTAGACATCTGGAACCTTGTAGGATTTGATCCCAAGCAAGATACTTGGGCACTGCTGAATGCAGATATGAATTGCCCTCATCCCCATAGGGAACTAGAACTCTTGTTCTCTTTCCCAAGGGAGAAGGCTAGGTGAGGGTAGCGCTGATACCTATTTCTACCGGACTTGAGAAGTTTATTTCAGTTCTAGGGACAGCAGTGCCCAGTTAGGGGTTTGTAGTGAGGACTTAAGCCCACACAACCTGAGCAGTAACTAGGTTCTAGCCAACTGGTTGCAATAGAAATCATGGGACACGGTTACAAGTGCCCCGGTTGTCAACTGAATGTGACAAAATGTTAAGTACTGTAGACAAAATGCATAGCTTGCACTTCTGTCAGTTCAATTCACTGGCTTAGATTGTTGTTTCGATGTATTGAAAAATTATGATTTTCTTGTCTCAATTGACCCGACTCTCTCTTGATGCAGTAGTACGAGCATTTTTCCAGCAATCAGAGGGGACTTGGCGATCGCAACGTCGCTACTACACCCTTCATCAAGGGGAAACTCAGGAAGTTGTAAGCTTGCTGAATGTGCAATTTTTGGACAGAGGCTGCGAAGCTTTGTGTAAACTAGCTCAGTTGCACAACTTGTCCGATGAGCTGCGCTTGGCTTGCGGTGTTTTGGTTACATGGGAAAGCAACTACGTAGGGCCAAGTCCTCGTCAAACTCAAGGAGCGACCGTCTTTGGCGTGGAGGGCACTAACCTGTACCGCGATCGGGGCTTTTCGACTAGTAAGCCCATCATTGCTCAGTTCTCTATGCGAGACGAAAAAACCATGGTGTTGCGGACTGAATACAGTGGCAACTCCTTCGAGGAGGAAGTGCGACTGATTGGAACCCGCTATCGCACGCGCCAAACGATTATTTCTAGAGCTGGCGAAGAACAGATGATTGGACAGTACCTAGAGAGTCGGATTAACTAAAGTCGGCTTAGAGCATTATGGCAGGTAGGCGCTAGGACTGGCTTATCTGCCTGCCTACGGTTTAGCTTATCTACAGCTACTTGCAACGGATAGATTGGAACACACTTTTGGCCTTAGCACGGGCATCTTTACCGTAGGTCATGATCGTAGCCGTCCACTCTACACTATCTTTGGTACGCTTTGCAACGTAGCGAACAGCGGGCACCGTTACGTTGGCATCATTGTCGTAAGTATGCTGGCCCTCTTCGACCGTGACCATGACCCGATCGCCGCAGAAGTTGCCAATCTGTCGATAGGAATTAGTTGCAGGAAAATCTACCCTTACACCCAACAAGCTGGCCACGCGAAAACTCAAGCTAGCTTGCTCACGGTCAACATCTAAGTTAGCGTCTGCATGAACGGGCTGTCCATCTCGCCAGCGCCGCTGGTAGGGGCGTTGGTCAGTGGGATTTTTTTCCACCAAGAGCACAATGTCAGGGGGTTCTCGTCGGCTTTGGACAATCGCCAGCTTGGCTGCACCGATAGTCATACCCAACACACCCTCAGATCCTCCAGGAATTTCATACTCCACAAAGCTACGGGCAGTAGCTTCTGCTCGTTCTGGGTTCAGCATGTTGTCAGTCGCTTCTGTCCACAAACTAGCCAAGGCTACCCCCACTAAGGTGATTGCTCCCAACACAATCACCGCTAGCTCTAGCACACTAACTTGGTATGTAGGGCTTTCACCCGTCGTGAAATCGTTCATTGTCGTGGCTGCAAGGTATTGAACTAAGTTGACCCGATCGCGACCCGGTTAATTGCTGTTAAAAAGCATCTCCATCAGCAAGCCAGTTGATGAGTCAACTGGTGCAAACCTATCATGACATTAATTTTTTCCACAACTGCGACACCTTGAGGCCATTATGTGGGAGCCGTTATTTTGGAGCCGTTGATAGGGTATGGCTTGGACAGTATGCAGCCTCGCACTACTCGTCTAGTTTTAGTGGTTAGTCTAGCAGTCAACTGTCTTAGAATCACAATACATACCGCAATCGATCGTTACCAAGCGTTGCTATCTGCCACATCACTTAAACCACGATTTCTAGGTTGGTACCGTATTATCGAACTAATTATCAGTGAACAAGTACTACCTATGATTGCTATTGCACCATCTCCCTCCCTGCCAACGCTTGATGAGCTGCGTTATGGCTTGCCTAATATCTGTGGCTGGGAAGCAGAGATCCAAGCTGTCACCAACCACAGTGATCCCATCTTTTTGCCATCGACCAACATCAAGTTGGATCAGGTTAATGCATTTTTTGCCTGTGCTCTACACATGCACCAACCAACAATTCCGGCAGGAGCACATGGTGAACTCATTTCTAACCTTCAATACATGTTCGAGCATCAAGGCGAAGGCGATAATCACAATGCTGGAACCTTTGCCTGGTGCTATTCCCGCATGGGTGACTTTATTCCAGAGTTGGTCCATCAAGGCTGTAACCCCCGCATCATGCTGGACTATTCTGGCAATTTGCTGTGGGGCCTGCGCCAAATGCACCGTGATGACATCTTTAACAACCTAAAGCGGATTACCTGCGATCCTTACTACCAGCCCTATGTTGAGTGGTTAGGAACCATGTGGAGTCATGCAGTTGTGCCTTCGACTCCTATTCCTGACATCAAATTGCACATTCAGGCATGGCAACACCACTTTGCTGCCATCTTTGGGTACGATGCTCTCCGCCGGGTCAAAGGGTTTTCGCCCCCTGAGATGCACTTACCTAACCATCCCGATACTGCCTACGAATACATCAAAGCCTTGCAGGACTGTGGCTACCGCTGGTTAATGGTGCAGGAGCACTCGGTGGAGCGACTGGATGGATCTGGGCTACACCACGACCAGAAATATATCCCCAATACCCTAGTGGCGCGGAACTCTAAGGGCGAGGTTGCTAAAATCACTGTGTTAATCAAAACCCAGGGATCAGATACAAAACTGGTGGCACAGATGCAGCCTTACTACGAGGCAAAAGGACGGGGACGGCAGACGATCGGTACGGTGACCGTGCCCAGTTGCGTTACCCAGATTGCCGATGGAGAAAATGGCGGTGTCATGATGAATGAATTTCCGGGGAGCTTTTTCCCAGCTTGGTACCAAATCCGTGATCAAGGGGGTACAGGCACAGTTGGAGTCAATGGCACCGAATAT
It includes:
- a CDS encoding CTP synthase, which produces MSKFVFVTGGVVSSIGKGIIAASLGRLLKSRDYTVSILKLDPYINVDPGTMSPFQHGEVFVTDDGAETDLDLGHYERFTGTAMSRLNSVTTGSIYQAVLNKERRGDYQGGTVQVIPHITNEIKERIHRVARHTNSDVVITEIGGTIGDIESLPFLEAIRQFRKDVGRHNVLYMHVTLVPWIPAAREMKTKPTQHSVKELRSIGIQPDILICRCDRPLQSGLKDKLSEFCDVAVEQVITCQDASSIYEVPLILEQEGLAHQVLSLLNLEQRQPDLQAWQALIEQLHRPSPEVTIAIAGKYIQLNDAYLSVTEALRHAAIATGCSLNLKWVSTEDIEAHSAEQYLHNIHGLVVPGGFGPRGVEGKIKAIRYVREQQIPFLGLCLGMQCAVIEWAQNIACLENANSAEFDPNARNPVINLLPEQQDVVDLGGTMRRGLYPCRLTPNTKAFQLYQEEIIYERHRHRYEFNNAYRQLFQDHGYLISGTSPDGRLVEVIELANHPFFVATQFHPEFKSHPNNPHPLFRGFMQSALKQAMSQSTPVAELTQNHVVMT
- a CDS encoding glycosyl hydrolase family 57, giving the protein MIAIAPSPSLPTLDELRYGLPNICGWEAEIQAVTNHSDPIFLPSTNIKLDQVNAFFACALHMHQPTIPAGAHGELISNLQYMFEHQGEGDNHNAGTFAWCYSRMGDFIPELVHQGCNPRIMLDYSGNLLWGLRQMHRDDIFNNLKRITCDPYYQPYVEWLGTMWSHAVVPSTPIPDIKLHIQAWQHHFAAIFGYDALRRVKGFSPPEMHLPNHPDTAYEYIKALQDCGYRWLMVQEHSVERLDGSGLHHDQKYIPNTLVARNSKGEVAKITVLIKTQGSDTKLVAQMQPYYEAKGRGRQTIGTVTVPSCVTQIADGENGGVMMNEFPGSFFPAWYQIRDQGGTGTVGVNGTEYLELLAAAGVNPADYPEIQPVHQHKIWQRVNPDHPTPEAVEQAIAELKQTDHRFSMDGASWTNNISWVEGYENVLEPMNQLSAAFH
- a CDS encoding phycobiliprotein lyase; the encoded protein is MIFLSQLTRLSLDAVVRAFFQQSEGTWRSQRRYYTLHQGETQEVVSLLNVQFLDRGCEALCKLAQLHNLSDELRLACGVLVTWESNYVGPSPRQTQGATVFGVEGTNLYRDRGFSTSKPIIAQFSMRDEKTMVLRTEYSGNSFEEEVRLIGTRYRTRQTIISRAGEEQMIGQYLESRIN